The proteins below are encoded in one region of Oncorhynchus gorbuscha isolate QuinsamMale2020 ecotype Even-year linkage group LG01, OgorEven_v1.0, whole genome shotgun sequence:
- the uchl3 gene encoding ubiquitin carboxyl-terminal hydrolase isozyme L3, with translation MDGQRWLPLEANPDVMNQFLRQLGLLPTWQFGDVYGMDPELLSMVPRPVCAVLLLFPVTEKYESFRLEEEAKIKAQGQEVSPDVYFMKQTIGNACGTIGLIHAVANNQEHLEFETDSPLKMFLVQSTKLSPENKATFLEKDESIRVTHESSAQEGQTEAPSLDEKVDLHFIAFVNVGGHLYELDGRKPFPIAHGKTSEVRFLEDATEVCKTFMARDPQELRFTVVALSKA, from the exons ATGGACGGCCAGCGCTGGTTGCCACTGGAAGCCAACCCAGAT GTGATGAACCAA TTTCTGCGACAGTTGGGTTTGCTGCCGACCTGGCAGTTTGGCGACGTGTATGGGATGGACCCAGAGCTTCTGAGCATGGTACCCAGGCCTGTGTGTGCTGTCCTGCTGCTCTTCCCTGTCACAGAGAAG TATGAGTCTTTCAGGCTAGAGGAGGAGGCCAAGATCAAGGCCCAGGGCCAGGAAGTCTCCCCAGATGTCTACTTCATGAAGCAGACAATCGGCAACGCCTGTGGAACAATAGGCTTAATTCACGCTGTAGCCAACAACCAGGAACATCTGGAATTTG AGACTGACTCTCCACTGAAGATGTTCCTGGTTCAGTCCACTAAACTGAGCCCAGAGAACAAGGCCACCTTCCTGGAGAAAGATGAG AGCATCCGTGTTACACATGAATCTAGTGCACAGGAAGGACAGACCGAG GCACCAAGCTTGGATGAAAAAGTGGACTTGCATTTCATTGCCTTTGTGAATGTTGGGGGACATTTATATGAACTGG ATGGCCGCAAGCCTTTCCCTATTGCCCATGGGAAAACATCAGAAGTCCGCTTTCTTGAG GATGCAACAGAGGTGTGTAAGACATTCATGGCTCGGGACCCCCAGGAGCTTCGCTTCACAGTGGTGGCCCTGTCCAAGGCATGA